CCGCAGTAAGCCTGTGCGGAAACCTGCTCCACCACGAGACGGGCCGCGGCCAGGGCAGTGCCGTCGCGGGCCACCTCGAAGGCGAAACTCAGGGCGTCGGGAACGACCCCCGCCAGCTCGCCGACCCGGACGGTCACGGCGGAGACGGCATCGGCTCCGTCCGCCCGGGCGAGCGCGTCGGCCTGCTCGATGATCGCGGTCGCGATCGACAGCTCGTGCACCGCCGGCTCACGGGTACCGGCGGCGGGCGCGGAAGCCGCCGACGGTCATCCGCCGGATCCGCGCCTCACGCACCAGGCTGGGGATCTCCCGGACGCACAGCGCCAGGGAGAGCACGCCCACGACGAGAGCCTGGGCCTTCAGCACCCGCCGTCCCGTCATCACGGCTCCCGCGCGCGGGGCGGCCGGCCTTCTTCCTGCTCGTTGGACCTTCATTCCGGTAACTCCCTGCTGTTCCTCAACCCGGCGGGATGTTCGGCATGATCTTCAGGAGAGCGTCATGCTTCTTCGAACGGATCCCGGTGGAGCGGCGCGCGTCGGCGGTGCCGTCCTCGTGGTGCCCGCTCTGGTGCTCGTACGGCCCTTCGTTGCCCTCGTGCATACCGGGCACATGCCTGGGCGTGTCGGGCTTGGCCTGGGGCCGGCCGACTCTGATGGTGCCCATGGGGTGCTCCTTCCTCGCCTCCGCGCTGCGGAGGACGTGCTCAGGGCCGCTCGGTGAGGTCCTCGAAGAACCCTTCGACGGCCCGCCAGACCCGGCCCCCGCCGGACAGGCCCCGCCATTCCCTGCGTACGACCG
This genomic interval from Streptomyces dengpaensis contains the following:
- the hypA gene encoding hydrogenase maturation nickel metallochaperone HypA; translation: MHELSIATAIIEQADALARADGADAVSAVTVRVGELAGVVPDALSFAFEVARDGTALAAARLVVEQVSAQAYCGPCAEEFAVGMPPFFWCPRCDQPSNDLRSGRELAITGIESLRASA